A portion of the Gossypium arboreum isolate Shixiya-1 chromosome 8, ASM2569848v2, whole genome shotgun sequence genome contains these proteins:
- the LOC108467846 gene encoding uncharacterized protein LOC108467846, producing MATAPIKSQPLHNFNFPFLKWGTHGGGSSSAATADHSRSPESDSDHDRLRPTRVGSRSTRIHRSSFPPPPKAIKQSHREEEQRKQREEESSKPRENEAEEDEEETVQRPWNLRPRKVVMETSAAVVTSAAEKTSETVGPKSMRLRGFAENGGVAEKKEKRKFWIALSKEEIEEDIFVITGSRPARRPKKRPKNIQKQLDNVFPGLWLVGTTADAYRIADAPVKK from the exons atggcTACTGCACCGATAAAGTCTCAGCCTTTACACAACTTCAACTTTCCGTTTCTTAAATGGGGGACCCACGGAGGTGGTAGTTCATCCGCTGCCACCGCCGATCACAGCCGTTCTCCTGAATCCGACTCGGACCACGACCGTCTTCGTCCGACGCGTGTTGGGTCACGCTCCACCCGCATTCACCGCTCATCCTTTCCTCCACCACCGAAAGCCATCAAACAAAGCCACCGCGAAGAAGAACAACGAAAGCAACGAGAAGAAGAGTCGTCAAAGCCGCGAGAAAATGAAGCTGAAGAAGATGAGGAGGAGACTGTGCAGAGACCATGGAATTTGAGACCTAGAAAAGTGGTGATGGAGACGTCGGCGGCGGTAGTGACATCGGCGGCGGAAAAGACGAGTGAAACGGTGGGGCCGAAGTCGATGAGATTAAGGGGTTTCGCTGAAAATGGGGGAGTTgcggaaaagaaagaaaaaaggaagtTCTGGATAGCTTTATCAAAGGAAGAGATTGAGGAAGACATCTTTGTTATAACAGGATCAAGACCTGCAAGAAGGCCCAAGAAAAGGCCAAAGAATATTCAGAAACAGCTTGAT AATGTTTTCCCTGGGTTATGGTTGGTTGGTACGACGGCTGATGCTTACCGTATTGCTGATGCTCCTGTTAAG AAATAG